Part of the Mycolicibacterium mageritense genome is shown below.
CTGCTGCACGAGGAAGGCAGTGGTTTCGCGATCGCGCAGGCCCGGCTGGGGCCCGGCCGCATCCACCACTGCATGCGCGCACTGGGCGCCGCCGAGCGGGCGCTGGCGTTGATGGTCGACCGTGTCCAGAAGCGCGTCGCGTTCGGCAAGCCGCTCGCCGAGCAGGGCGTGGTGCGTGAGTCGATTGCCAAGTCCCGCAACGAGATCGATCAGGCCAGGTTGCTGTGCGAGAAGGCCGCGTGGACCATCGACCAAGAGGGCAACAAGGCCGCCCACGTGCAGGTCTCCCAGATCAAGTCGGTTGCCCCGCAGGTCGCGTGCAACGTGATCGACCGGGCCATCCAGGTGCACGGCGCGGCAGGCATCAGCGACGACTTCCCGCTGGCCCGGCTGTATTCCTGGCACCGTGCCATGCGGTTGTTCGACGGCCCCGACGAGGTCCACATGCGCACCATCGCGCGTGCCGAACTCGGCCGGGAGAAGTCACCGCTCGCCCGCGCTGTGACCGGCGGGTGACCGCGATGCTGTCCGGAGCGTGGAATTTTCGCGACGTCGCAGAGACGGCAGGCATCCGGCCCGGCCTGCTGTACCGCTCCAGCGAGCTGAGCCGGCTCACCGACGACGGCCGCGAGGAGTTCCGGGAACTCGGCATCACCGATGTCGCCGACCTGCGTTCGCATCAGGAGGTCGAGCGTCGTGGCCCGGGCCAGGTGCCGTACGGCGTCACCGTGCACCTGCTGCCGTTCCATCCCGACGACGACTCCAACCAGGATGCCCCGCACGAGAGCACCTTTCAGCGCGTGATGGCCGAATCGCAGGGCGACGACGACGTCTCGGTCTCGGCACGCCGCTACATGACCGAGGTGTACGAGGAGTTCCCCGGCCTGCCCGGCGCGCACAACGCTGTGCGGCAGGTGATCTCGCTGCTCGGCGCGAAGCGGCCGGTGATCGCGCACTGCTTCGCGGGCAAGGACCGGACCGGGTTCACGGTCGCGACCGTGCTGTCCGCGGTCGGCGTGGAACGCGACGCCGTGATCACCGATTTCCTGCGCAGCAACGACGCGATCGTCGCGCTGCGCGAACGCATCATGGAGTCGGTGCGAGCCCGCGCCGACTCGGCTGAGGTGATCACCTTCGCGGAAGCCCGGCTGTCCGATGAGGTACTGGGTGTGCGCGAGGAGTATCTGGACGCCGCGTGGCGCAAGCTCGAGGACGCCTACGGCTCGGTCGACGGATTCGTCAAGGCCGCCGGAGTCACGCCCGAGGAGCTCACGGCCGTGCGGGACGCGCTACTCGGGTAACCGCTCCGCGGCACCATTCCGGGATCACGTTCGCCACACAGGCCACGTGATCCCCACCCGTCGCCGGGCGGAGACTGATGTCGCTGTGCCTGCCTGTGCGCGACAATGTCGCTGTGGGCGCCACATACGCCACACATTGCCCACTGACACCACAAAAGTGCAGACGCGATCGGCTCATTTGTCTCAATAACCCAGGGAAACAACATGTTTCACATGCCCGCCTTGGCGCGACAAAGTCGC
Proteins encoded:
- a CDS encoding tyrosine-protein phosphatase, translated to MLSGAWNFRDVAETAGIRPGLLYRSSELSRLTDDGREEFRELGITDVADLRSHQEVERRGPGQVPYGVTVHLLPFHPDDDSNQDAPHESTFQRVMAESQGDDDVSVSARRYMTEVYEEFPGLPGAHNAVRQVISLLGAKRPVIAHCFAGKDRTGFTVATVLSAVGVERDAVITDFLRSNDAIVALRERIMESVRARADSAEVITFAEARLSDEVLGVREEYLDAAWRKLEDAYGSVDGFVKAAGVTPEELTAVRDALLG